CCGCCTGCCGCGGCCAGCGCGGGTCCCTCTTAGGGAATTGAATGGAGGCCCCGCGCCGCCTCCTCGAGTATCCCAGTGTGACCGATGGCCAGCTCACAAACGCGCAGTGGGTGCGGCCCAGCCGGGGAGCAGCGGAGCGGAGGGCTTTCGGCCTGGGAAAGAGGAGCCACGGTCCGGAGAGGCATCAGTGCCGGGCCGCTGAAGTCCTCGCAATTGCTGGACTCAACCGCGCGCGCCCTCTACCGGTCCCGCAAAGGAGCCGCAGCCGCCGCGGGAGGCCACAGGTGAAGCGAAGGGTTTGTCTTACTTCAGTGGCCCTGTAAGCCACGCCCAGATTCTCTGCCATTTTCCCACTTCTCATGGCTTTGCATGCTGTCCCATGTTGCGTTAGCCTGTACTGTCTCTTTTTCtacatttagaaaacaatttattGATGCTGCACGACATGAAAAAGTGCTGTAACTCCCTGAATGTACTTGTCTTTCAGATAGGTAACAAATTACATTGGGTCATTGTTCaactttattaatatttgttaaaacagaatttgcatatatttttgcCTACCAAATTGGcaatatttgtatgtatgtatgtaggtatatatgtatttttgcaaCGGAGTTTtgcgcttgttgcccaggctgaaatgcagtggtgcaatctcagctcacggcaatctctgcttcttgggttcaagtgattctcctgtctcagcctcccgagtcgctgggattacaggcgcgcgccaccacgaccggctaattcttgtatttttagtagagacggggtttcaccctgttggccaggctggtctcgaactcctgacctcaagtgatctgcccgcctcgtcttcccaaagtgctgggattacaggcgtgattcacCGCGCTCAGCCATGTTTTAAAATGAGACTCTTAGTGCTTGTGAAAACAATGAGAGAAAGACTTTTtcatatagtttttttgttttgttttgttttgagacagagttttgctcttactgcccaggctagagtgcaatggcgtgatctcggctcaccgcaacctccgacgcccgggttgaagcgattctcctgcctcagcctcccgagtagctgggactacaggcgcctgccaccactcccggttaattttttgtatttttagtagagacgtggtttcaccctgttagccagtatggtctggatcttctgaccgcgtgatccacccgcctcggcctcccaaagtgctgggattacaggagtgagccaccgcacccagccaagcaGAATAACTTCTTAACTACCCCAGATGAAAAACACTTTAGAACATTTTAGCTCAGAtcgctttaaaaatttttctattttgaataattttagacttacagaaaaattgcaataATAGTAAAGAAAGTTCCTTTCTACCCTTCATCTATCTTCCCCTAATATCAACATTTTTCATAATCATAGTGCAATTACCAAAACTAAAAAGtttacaggctcacgcctgtaatcccagcactttgggaggctgaggtgggtggatcacgaggtcaggagatcgagaccatcctggccaacatggtgaaacctcatctctactaaaaatgcaaaaattagctgggcgtggtggcacgcacctgtagtcccagctactcgggaggctgaggcaggagaatcacttgaaccagggagtcagaggttgcagtgagccaagatagcaccagtgcactgtagcctggtgacagagtgagactgtctgtccccacaaaaaataaaaataaaaaaagaaaattgacttgtgtatgttgactttgtatttAGCAATATTActtaatattcttatttattctaaTAGTTTACTTGTAGATGAgcttggattttctacatatataattatattatctgTGACTAATgaccattttatttcttcctttttaatccgtataccttttctttttgccttatgCCAGTGGCTAATTGCTATCTcagtacaatgttaaatagaagtaaTGATGAGCATAACCTTTTCTAGCTTCCAATCTCAAAAGTTTTCAGTGTTTCACCACTAGATATGATGTTTACTGCAGATTTTTATGGATACCCTTTAGCAGATTAAATAAATTCCCATCTATTCCTACTCTgtaaattatgaaaaatgttaCAACTTATCAAGTACTTCTACATCTATTGCAATGTTTacatgagtttttcttctttaatctcttaatgtGGCAAACtacattagttttctattgttaaATCCAAACGTGCATTCCTAGGACAAATGCAACTGACTCATGAAGTAGTATGCTTTTTATACATTGATGGCTTTataatatttagaataatttcctaatgtttagaatttttacatttttgttcttgAGTAAatttggcctgtaattttctttttcatattgtcCTTGTTAGGTGTTGATATTGAGGTTAGTGCTAGCCTCATCAAACAAGTTGGAAAatgttccctctttttctactctCTGGGAGAGTAGAAATACTGAATACCCAAACCATGCCAGTTTGACAGGATTTAATGTAAGAAATTGCTTAGACAAGTACTGGAGAACTAAAAAGGTGAAGATGGAACTGCAGCAACACAGAGATAGTAAACATAGGAAGTAGTTACCATCCCTAAGGCTGAAGGGACAAAGGGAATATACTGGGTCTTTAGAAACTGCAAGCTTGGAGGAGGGACTTATAGAGCTGGGACCCAGACTTCTGAGGAGTGGTGCTACCCAGCTGGTGCTGGTACCACGGGAGTCACTCAGAAGTCTCAGGTAGGTTGCAATCCATGCAAGGACTGTTTAATGTCTAGTTTACTCTTACAGAAAGCGTACCCTTTCTTAAGACGTTTCACTTCTACCCCTAAGAAAATTGTCATAATGCACTGAATTTGTTACAGCAAGACACTAGTACCATATGTAAACATCCAGTGTTCACAATGAGAATGGTACTCTTTACCTGTGGCATGGTAGGCCACTGGCTCTCccttttatgttatgttatgttatttatttatttattttgagatagagttttgctcttgttgtccaggctggagtgcaatggtgcaatctcggctcactgcaacctctgcctcccaggttcaagcaattctcctgcctcaacctccccagtagctgggattacagacacccactaccacgcccagctaatttttgtatttttagaagagacagggtttcgccatgtaggccaggctggtctccaactcctgacctgaagtgatccgcccacttcggcctcccaaagtgctgggattacaggtgtgagccaccgcgcccggcccccttttaTGTTTTCCATGAAATTTACTGAATCCTCTCATTCCCTTGtggcttttttctcattttctttgatcttttttgtttctttctgtaattttaaagTGATTTCAAGAGTAACATGTGATAAGTACATGCAATCAATAAACCATCCTTAACCaggaattatatataaaattagtttgttataaatgtattatttgtatttgtattaaattatttcttataaaataaaatagttgtattaagatttatttgtaattttgacATCTCTATTACATCTTTTAATTTCAACGTTTGTTTTGTAGATTCAAaggaaaaaacatgaaaattaaaatcaagttACAATTTTGTATTGGCATAAAACATATCAGCAAATAAGATGTCTGAAAAGGAGGGTATGTCAGAGGAGCTAGAGGATACTATTAGTCAATTTAGGAAAGAATCTAGATCACAGTCAGTGAAGGAGCCTGGCTTTATTAAAGAAACATCAAATTTGATAAACGAAGCTTCTGATTACCTGGAAGGGAAATCTTCTAACCAGATTTATGAAACACATCCTAGACAGATTACATTAGAGTCAACATCTTCCTCTGGAAGCAAgtctaaaagaaatgaagaacaaaagaaaaatcttcaatTTTCTGAAACAAGCACTAGAACAGAAACTTCACAGAGTTTATCATCACTAACTGGGAGGATTGCAGAATATCAGGCTTTGGTTAACTTCCTATCTCATGAAACAGTAGGAGAAGTTAGTCCACAAGTCTCTGAAGAAAATCAGAAACATCTTGGCTTAGAAACAACTTGTAAAGATAACTTTACAGTTAACCTTGAGGCCAAGGGTTTACAGGAATTTCctaaggacattttaaaaatcaaatatgtaaAACATCTATATTTAGACAAGAATCAAATCAAAACTTTTCAAGGGgcagactcaggtgatctgctagGACTTGAAATTCTATCCCTGCAAGAAAATGGATTATCATCACTTCCATCTGAAATTCAGTTACTTCATAATTTAAGGATATTAAACGTCAGTCACAACCACATATCACATATACCTAAAGAAATATCTCAGCTTGGGAATATCAGACAACTCTTTTTTTATAACAATTACATTGAAAATTTTCCTTCTGACTTAGAATGTCTTGGAAACTTGGAAATTTTAAGTTTGGGTAAAAATAAGTTAAGGCATATACCAGATACTCTGCCTAGTTTAAAATACTTGCGGGTTCTCAATTTGGAATATAATCAATTAACAATATTTCCTAAAGCTCTGTGCTTCCTTCCAAAGTTAATTTCACTAGACCTTACTGGAAACCTGATCAGCAGTTTGCCAAAGGAAATTAGGGAGCTTAAAAATTTAGAAACGCTTTTACTGGATCATAATAAGCTTACCTTTCTGGCTGTAGAAATTTTTCAGTTACTCAAAATAAAAGAACTCCAACTGGCCGACAATAAATTGGAAGTTATTTCACACAAAATTGAGAATTTTAGGGAACTTAGGATTCTTATACTTGATAagaatttattgaaaaatataccAGAGAAAATATGTTGCTGTGCAATGTTGGAATGCCTTACTCTTAGTGATAATAAATTAACAGAACTTCCTAAGAACATCCATAAGCTTAACAATTTAAGAAAACTTCATGTAAACAGAAATAATATGGTAAAAATAACTGACAGTATCTCACATCTTAATAATATATGCAGTCTAGAATTTTCAGGAAACATAATCGCAGGCATTCccattgaaataaaaaactgccaaaaaataattaaaattgaattgaattataacaaaataatgtattttccgTTGGGACTGTGTGCTTTAGATTCTCTTTATTATTTGAGTGTTAATGgaaattatatttcagaaatacCTGCGGATATATCTTTCAGTAAACAACTGCTTCATTTAGAATTGAGTGAAAACAAACTCCTCATATTTTCTGAGCACTTTTGTTCTCTTATTAATCTTAAATACCTGGATCTTGGTAaaaaccaaataaagaaaattccaGCATCTATTTCTAATATGATATCACTCCATGTACTTATTTTATGCTGTAATAAATTTGAAACTTTCCCTAGAGAATTGTGTACTTTAGAAAATTTGCGAGTACTTGATCTTTCAGAAAACCAATtacagaaaatatcttcagacatcTGTAATTTAAAAGGAATCCAGAAATTAAACTTCTCAAGCAATCAATTTATACATTTTCCTATTGAACTGTGCCAACTTCAATCACTGGAACAGCTGAATATAAGTCAGATAAAAGGGAGAAAGGTAAGAGACTGTGGGCTTTGTGGGGAAGGAGAGACTGGAGAGGATCAGAATTTAAGCTGTGG
This Macaca mulatta isolate MMU2019108-1 chromosome 3, T2T-MMU8v2.0, whole genome shotgun sequence DNA region includes the following protein-coding sequences:
- the LRRD1 gene encoding leucine-rich repeat and death domain-containing protein 1 → MSEKEGMSEELEDTISQFRKESRSQSVKEPGFIKETSNLINEASDYLEGKSSNQIYETHPRQITLESTSSSGSKSKRNEEQKKNLQFSETSTRTETSQSLSSLTGRIAEYQALVNFLSHETVGEVSPQVSEENQKHLGLETTCKDNFTVNLEAKGLQEFPKDILKIKYVKHLYLDKNQIKTFQGADSGDLLGLEILSLQENGLSSLPSEIQLLHNLRILNVSHNHISHIPKEISQLGNIRQLFFYNNYIENFPSDLECLGNLEILSLGKNKLRHIPDTLPSLKYLRVLNLEYNQLTIFPKALCFLPKLISLDLTGNLISSLPKEIRELKNLETLLLDHNKLTFLAVEIFQLLKIKELQLADNKLEVISHKIENFRELRILILDKNLLKNIPEKICCCAMLECLTLSDNKLTELPKNIHKLNNLRKLHVNRNNMVKITDSISHLNNICSLEFSGNIIAGIPIEIKNCQKIIKIELNYNKIMYFPLGLCALDSLYYLSVNGNYISEIPADISFSKQLLHLELSENKLLIFSEHFCSLINLKYLDLGKNQIKKIPASISNMISLHVLILCCNKFETFPRELCTLENLRVLDLSENQLQKISSDICNLKGIQKLNFSSNQFIHFPIELCQLQSLEQLNISQIKGRKLTRLPGELSNMTQLKELDISNNAIREIPRNIGELRNLVSLHAYNNQISYIPPSLLSLNDLQQLNLSGNNLTALPSAIYNLFSLKEINFDDNPLLRPPMEICKGKQLYTIARYLQRADERDEKILEKIFKIVANNITETNFEFLCQKLNLANSETDMPTKSTVSLSERAHQALVIWKTQSNKLSLTAAALRDQLIRALTMIGAYEIMDKITALNLFTRAIKF